In Trichoderma asperellum chromosome 1, complete sequence, a single window of DNA contains:
- a CDS encoding uncharacterized protein (EggNog:ENOG41~CAZy:AA7), whose protein sequence is MEFKITELPDTRIPAASLTRDHVAKELPGLLDLYDQFPQIIYTKSDPVYESISPSFNRATTTRPLAVVRALDESHVQATVKTVRAASLPLAIRSGGAELEGRNFRGIDKGVMVDLRSLCSVKVSEDKKSAVIGGGTIAGDLACALSKEGAFTPVGWHPRLGYAGWSMAGGYGLYAAPYGLGVDHIMGVRIVLADGSVVEVDENHHPDLLWALRGAGNGIWGVVTQFTIKTYPAPKLLAGSVKFQKKDWPAVLDEWTSSIEPNLPEELTGDIYFRNDILETPEMNVLFAWCAKEGDDLQKGWNYFEKIKSLPGADVVRIGESNFASFLLTELTIQPGAFESRGIIAKSLTKGIASALMCQWDDPKIYMGMPSHVARGKAIQPNPGSCFQLRYRHRLFPSYTHHVELRTKEGEEAEIRAATKAVDAIKATGDAYEGASYGNLIHSKNTDWEVTYGKENLNKLRELKKKYDPDNFFSRGYPVL, encoded by the exons ATGGAGTTTAAAATTACTGAGCTTCCGGACACCAGAATCCCGGCAGCATCACTTACACGAGACCATGTTGCAAAGGAATTACCGGGTCTTTTGGATCTTTACGATCAATTCCCGCAAATTATCTATACAAAGTCAGACCCTGTTTATGAGTCAATAAGCCCTTCTTTTAATAGAGCTACCACCACCAGACCGCTAGCTGTAGTTCGAGCCTTGGACGAATCTCATGTTCAAGCCACCGTCAAAACAGTCCGGGCGGCAAGCTTGCCACTGGCCATCCGCTCTGGAGGGGCAGAGTTGGAGGGAAGAAATTTCCGTGGAATCGACAAGGGAGTTATGGTTGATCTGCGCAGCTTGTGCTCTGTAAAAGTATCGGAAGACAAGAAGTCGGCAGTTATTGGCGGCGGCACAATCGCAGGTGATCTTGCCTGTGCTCTCAGCAAAGAAGGCGCCTTCACACCCGTAGGATGGCACCCGAGACTTGGATATGCTGGATGGTCAATGGCCGGAGGATATGGCCTTTATGCTGCTCCGTACGGCCTCGGAGTTGATCACATCATGGGTGTACGTATTGTTCTTGCTGACGGATCTGTCGTTGAGGTTGACGAGAATCACCACCCCGATCTACTCTGGGCTCTTAGAGGGGCCGGAAACGGCATATGGGGAGTTGTGACGCAGTTTACCATTAAGACATATCCGGCGCCAAAACTCTTAGCCGGCAGCGTGAAGTTTCAAAAGAAAGATTGGCCGGCTGTGCTGGACGAATGGACTAGCAGCATTGAGCCCAACCTTCCAGAGGAGCTTACAGGCGACATATACTTCAGAAACGATATTTTGGAAACGCCGGAAATGAATGTTTTATTTGCATGGTGCGCCAAGGAAGGCGACGACCTGCAAAAGGGGTGGAATTATTTCGAAAAGATCAAGTCTCTGCCTGGAGCAGATGTGGTCCGAATTGGAGAAT CGaattttgcctcttttctcttaaCCGAGTTAACTATACAGCCCGGGGCCTTTGAATCCCGCGGAATCATTGCCAAAAGCCTTACCAAGGGCATAGCTTCAGCTCTGATGTGCCAGTGGGACGACCCAAAAATCTACATGGGGATGCCCAGCCACGTTGCGCGTGGAAAGGCCATCCAGCCAAACCCCGGATCATGCTTTCAGCTACGCTATCGCCACAGACTCTTTCCGTCTTACACCCATCACGTAGAGTTGAGAAcaaaagagggagaggaggctgAGATTCGTGCGGCTACCAAGGCAGTAGATGCGATCAAAGCAACGGGAGATGCTTATGAGGGAGCCTCATATGGCAATTTGATTCACAGCAAGAATACAGACTGGGAAGTTACTTATGGCAAGGAAAATTTGAACAAGCTGAGAGAGCTAAAGAAGAAGTATGACCCGGACAATTTCTTTTCTAGGGGATATCCGGTTTTGTAG
- a CDS encoding uncharacterized protein (EggNog:ENOG41~SECRETED:SignalP(1-20)) — MLTFSGFILVALMGRQIAAAAVPAQPSAWPQLRFTPKGTFQMTVFNDLHFGEAENTDWGPLQDVDTLLVMKTVLDTESPQLVVINGDLITGENTFRENSTDYVDQIVSPLVARKLPWASTYGNHDSAYNLSSANIYAREKTYKNSLTKNMVKGKNAGVSNYYLEVMSNDKHDSTPAMILWFFDSRGGNYYQEEEKDGSDVSRPNWVDESVVQWFEATRVQLAKRYKRTLPSYAFVHIPVGAMYGFQQRDGVDEHKEPGINADNPLSQQGVQSPLYNATTSFEYTAQDKAFMKTLLETENLMGVFSGHDHGDDWCFKWDENLTFLDLTGNGLVFVSVVIPAMEATAHGHEGLDKSLLTSKTLVNRPRLGRGLKMVPLLGL; from the exons ATGCTCACCTTCAGCGGTTTCATATTGGTGGCGCTCATGGGCCGTCAGatcgcggcggcggctgttCCTGCGCAACCTTCCGCTTGGCCTCAACTGCGATTCACACCCAAAGGCACTTTTCAAATGACGGTATTCAATGATTTGCATTTCGGAGAAGCGGAAAACACAGACTGGGGTCCACTTCAGGACGTGGATACGCTGCTGGTGATGAAGACGGTGCTAGATACGGAGTCTCCTCAGCTAGTTGTCATCAATGGCGATTTAATCACTGGCGAAAACACCTTCAGGGAAAACTCAACTGATTATGTCGACCAAATTGTCTCTCCTCTGGTGGCCCGCAAGCTTCCCTGGGCATCGACTTATGGAA ACCACGACTCAGCCTACAATCTCTCCTCTGCCAACATATACGCGAGAGAAAAGACGTACAAGAACAGCTTAACCAAGAATATGGTCAAGGGCAAAAACGCTGGAGTCTCCAACTACTACCTGGAGGTAATGTCCAATGATAAACACGACTCTACTCCTGCTATGATCCTCTGGTTCTTCGATAGCCGAGGCGG GAATTACTatcaggaagaagaaaaggacggCTCCGATGTTAGTCGACCAAACTGGGTAGACGAAAGCGTTGTACAGTGGTTCGAAGCCACAAGAGTTCAGCTGGCCAAGCGTTACAAAAGGACACTGCCTTCGTACGCATTCGTTCATATTCCTGTCGGCGCCATGTATGGCTTTCAGCAGAGAGACGGCGTTGACGAGCATAAAGAGCCTGGAATCAACGCGGACAATCCCCTTTCTCAACAAGGCGTTCAGTCCCCACTGTACAATGCTACAACCAGTTTTGAGTATACTGCCCAAGACAAAGCGTTTATGAAGACTCTACTAGAAACTGAGAACCTCATGGGCGTCTTTAGTGGTCATGATCACGGCGATGACTGGTGCTTCAAGTGGGATGAAAACCTCACGTTTTTAGACTTGACGGGCAACGGTCTAGTCTTTGTTTCGGTCGTCATACCGGCTATGGAGGCTACGGCTCATGGACACGAGGGTCTCGACAAATCTCTGTTGACATCAAAGACCTTGGTAAATCGACCAAGACTTGGACGCGGCTTGAAGATGGTACCACTGTTGGGGCTGTGA
- a CDS encoding uncharacterized protein (EggNog:ENOG41): MNMSSPVGNFSSTPHVNSSIRSPRVATDNAEDSHNIRPTLLMMEMRGVFYTFPDIDSAPISSHIWKQVIDSQEWHDLESGKLPAPEVFEALTERFILGEGALEEMIRLSQAGFVGNEQLIAGIKELKQNHDGIIGVVLASNIYQVLYDTIREKVNSWDIFDHVFTSASLGARKPERAFYDRVLESVGVAAESVVFVDDRPENVIAAQCRGMHGVVFGGTDDALGTLHAMFGSPAQRGKSWLRAHAKNMWSVSNTGIEIQEQFQQLLLLHITGDWDLVHIGQLNPPNGRWNVFPYGPPVLTTDTYPDDVDTTALALLKLDVPDVVKHKCMDDILENRNSDGLVYCYFDSSRPRIDPFISANVLRLFYANGRGGELTAIRQFVEDMLRTTAFQHATRYYHLPDFFLYYVSDLCANNPTAGELDLIRKLLCLRLQDRMGSSKDSPSAAFRLIASNNMNMVNGRDEAILLDSQNVDGRWTGWLYRYGSSGILIGSDGLTTALAVNALEGVKQAHAG; encoded by the exons ATGAACATGTCCTCCCCTGTCGGAAATTTCTCGAGTACGCCACATGTCAACTCATCGATTCGCTCCCCAAGGGTAGCCACCGATAACGCCGAG GATAGCCATAACATTAGGCCTACTCTGCTtatgatggagatgagaggGGTGTTCTATACATTTCCAGATATCGACAGCGCTCCCATCTCATCGCATATTTGGAAGCAAGTTATCGATTCGCAAGAGTGGCACGATTTGGAATCGGGCAAGTTACCAGCACCGGAGGTCTTTGAAGCTTTAACAGAAAGATTCATACTGGGAGAGGGTGCATTGGAAGAGATGATCCGCCTTTCTCAAGCGGGCTTCGTTGGCAATGAACAGCTCATCGCAGGAATTAAAGAGCTGAAACAAAATCATGACGGTATCATCGGGGTCGTTCTCGCTTCCAACATATATCAAGTCTTGTACGATACAATTCGTGAGAAAGTCAATAGCTGGGATATCTTCGATCATGTTTTCACATCCGCTAGCCTTGGCGCAAGGAAACCAGAACGTGCATTTTATGATCGAGTTCTCGAGTCCGTGGGGGTTGCTGCCGAGTCTGTTGTCTTCGTTGATGACCGTCCGGAGAATGTCATCGCAGCTCAGTGCCGCGGCATGCATGGGGTAGTTTTTGGAGGCACTGATGACGCACTTGGAACACTCCACGCGATGTTCGGAAGCCCTGCTCAGCGTGGAAAATCATGGCTTCGGGCCCACGCAAAAAACATGTGGAGCGTGAGTAATACTGGCATAGAGATCCAGGAACAATTCCAACAACTTCTTTTGCTACATATTACAGGCGACTG GGACCTTGTTCATATTGGCCAGTTAAATCCTCCAAATGGCCGCTGGAACGTGTTTCCTTATGGGCCCCCCGTACTGACAACAGACACGTATCCGGACGATGTGGACACTACGGCTTTAGCTTTACTTAAGCTAGATGTGCCAGATGTCGTGAAGCATAAATGCATGGATGATATACTAGAAAATAGGAATTCGGATGGATTGGTATAT TGTTATTTTGACTCAAGTCGTCCACGTATCGACCCTTTCATCTCGGCCAACGTGCTTCGCCTCTTTTACGCCAATGGTCGAGGTGGTGAGTTGACAGCTATTCGTCAGTTTGTCGAAGATATGCTGCGTACCACCGCATTCCAGCACGCCACTCGCTACTATCACCTGCCAGACTTTTTCTTGTACTATGTCAGCGACCTCTGCGCCAACAATCCGACAGCTGGAGAGCTTGATTTGATACGAAAGTTGCTTTGCCTCCGTCTTCAGGATCGCATGGGTTCCAGCAAGGATTCGCCAAGCGCCGCCTTTCGCCTAATTGCCTCAAACAATATGAATATGGTTAATGGCCGAGATGAGGCCATTTTGCTAGATTCCCAGAATGTAGATGGAAGATGGACAGGATGGCTATACCGCTATGGATCCTCAGGAATTCTTATTGGTAGCGATGGGTTGACAACTGCTCTGGCTGTGAATGCGCTAGAAGGCGTCAAACAGGCCCACGCTGGATAG
- a CDS encoding uncharacterized protein (EggNog:ENOG41), with the protein MTQSLPTTTTVKGPNGLLNVVLGEATPEQRFPWCEIVTAAFAPSFPASAFEGHEEYLSQHPLTINQGTRFWCVSLAEDPKVLLAVAKTVRRRFLVRDSESVREEDGYCVGYVGTHPDYRRLGLASLLIKHIAGWLDGPADAAASMLYTSVGDFYVSQGWEMIPSMVSNLTHPSGEFQPGDRAGLPGTRLITDEEIPALSVRDVADLKESFDKLAVEPDEVHAAVLPSAEMVTWLHQWGDYLNNKLRGGEAPYAHGAICEAADTWIYWHYGFKHLAIDRVAGRGSPEVLAALLLDALEEARRWKFPKVVIWEPSPELIRAMNLISNKVGVEVETMTRPNSITSLRWRNSDKTKKTILHLNETYASC; encoded by the exons ATGACACAATCTTTGCCAACTACCACCACCGTCAAGGGGCCGAACGGCCTGTTGAACGTTGTTCTTGGAGAGGCAACTCCTGAGCAACGCTTCCCATGGTGCGAAATCGTCACCGCCGCTTTCGCACCGTCCTTCCCGGCCTCGGCTTTCGAGGGACATGAGGAGTATCTCTCGCAGCACCCGCTGACCATCAACCAAGGAACTCGTTTCTGGTGCGTATCCCTGGCAGAAGACCCTAAGGTTTTGCTCGCAGTGGCCAAGACGGTCCGTCGGCGGTTCCTTGTCCGAGATAGCGAGTCTGTGCGTGAAGAGGATGGCTACTGCGTCGGCTACGTCGGTACCCATCCTGACTATAGACGGCTGGGCCTTGCCTCGCTGCTCATCAAACACATTGCGGGATGGCTGGATGGACCAGCTGACGCGGCGGCGAGCATGCTGTATACCAGCGTTGGTGAT TTCTATGTCAGCCAAGGCTGGGAGATGATACCCTCGATGGTATCGAATTTAACACATCCCTCTGGCGAATTCCAGCCAGGGGATCGCGCAGGCCTCCCCGGCACCCGTCTCATAACCGACGAGGAGATTCCAGCGCTGAGCGTGCGCGACGTAGCAGACTTGAAGGAAAGCTTCGACAAGTTGGCAGTTGAGCCAGACGAAGTGCATGCCGCTGTTCTCCCATCGGCGGAAATGGTCACCTGGTTGCACCAATGGGGCGATTACCTCAATAACAAGCTACGCGGTGGTGAAGCACCCTATGCGCATGGGGCCATCTGCGAAGCTGCTGACACTTGGATATACTGGCATTACGGCTTCAAGCATCTGGCAATAGACAGGGTGGCTGGCCGGGGCTCCCCCGAAGTGCTGGCTGCTTTGTTGCTGGATGCTTTGGAGGAAGCCCGCAGGTGGAAGTTCCCAAAGGTTGTGATCTGGGAACCAAGTCCTGAACTGATTCGTGCGATGAACCTCATATCGAACAAGGTTGGTGTTGAGGTGGAAACTATGACGAGGCCGAACAGTATTACTTCGTTAAGATGGAGGAATTCAGataagacgaagaagacgattctTCACTTGAATGAGACATATGCGTCGTGTTGA
- a CDS encoding uncharacterized protein (CAZy:GH3~SECRETED:SignalP(1-21)): MVSNAALIAALTALLPSTALAQNNQTYANYSSQGQPDLFPQTLATLELSFPDCEHGPLKNNLVCDSTAGYVERAQALISLFTLEELILNTQNSGPGVPRLGLPNYQVWNEALHGLDRANFATKGGEFEWATSFPMPILSMAALNRTLIHQIADIISTQARAYNNIGRYGLDVYAPNINGFRSPLWGRGQETPGEDANVLTSAYTYEYITGMQGGVDPENLKVAATAKHFAGYDLENYNNQSRLGFDAIITQQDLSEYYTPQFLAAARYARSRSFMCAYNSVNGVPSCSNSFFLQTLLRESWGFPEWGYVSSDCDAIYNVWNPHNYANSQSSAAADSLRAGTDIDCGQTYPWHLNESFVAGSVSRGEIERSVTRLYANLVRLGYFDKKNEYRTLGWKDVVKTDAWNISYEAAVEGIVLLKNDGTLPLSKKVRSIALIGPWVNATTQLQGNYFGPAPYLISPLQAAKKAGYEVNYEVGTDINSKSTAGFAKAIAAAKKSDAIVFIGGIDNTIEQEGADRTDIAWPGNQLDLIQQLSEVGKPLVVLQMGGGQVDSSSIKSNKKVNSLVWGGYPGQSGGYALFDILSGKRAPAGRLVSTQYPAEYVHQFAQNDMNLRPDGKKNPGQTYMWYTGKPVYQFGDGLFYTTFKESLGKQSSLKFNASQVLGAAHPGYTYSEQTPVFTFTANIKNTGKTASPYSAMLFVRTSNAGPKPYPNKWLVGFDRLATINPGHSSTLSIDIPLNALSRVDSLGNKIVYPGKYELVLNTDESVKLEFELVGDEVTLENWPLEEQEIKATSS; the protein is encoded by the coding sequence ATGGTTTCCAACGCAGCTCTCATCGCCGCTCTGACGGCCCTTCTGCCCAGCACCGCGCTGGCGCAGAACAACCAGACCTACGCCAACTACTCTTCTCAGGGCCAGCCTGATCTCTTTCCTCAGACTCTTGCCACCCTCGAGTTGTCGTTCCCCGACTGCGAGCATGGCCCGCTGAAGAACAACCTGGTCTGTGACAGCACGGCCGGCTATGTCGAGCGAGCCCAGGCGCTGATTTCGCTCTTCACGCTCGAGGAGTTGATTCTCAACACCCAGAACTCGGGTCCTGGAGTTCCTCGCCTGGGCCTTCCAAACTACCAGGTGTGGAACGAGGCTCTCCACGGCCTGGACCGCGCCAACTTCGCCACGAAGGGCGGCGAATTCGAATGGGCAACCTCCTTCCCCATGCCCATCCTGTCCATGGCCGCTCTTAACCGCACCCTGATCCACCAGATTGCGGACATCATCTCGACCCAAGCCCGTGCCTACAACAACATTGGACGCTACGGCCTGGACGTCTACGCGCCCAACATCAATGGCTTCCGAAGCCCTCTCTGGGGCCGTGGCCAAGAGACGCCCGGCGAGGACGCAAACGTCCTGACGTCTGCCTACACCTACGAGTACATCACTGGCATGCAGGGCGGTGTCGACCCCGAGAACCTCAAGGTTGCCGCCACGGCGAAGCACTTTGCCGGATACGACCTGGAGAACTACAACAACCAGTCTCGTCTGGGCTTcgacgccatcatcacccAGCAGGATCTCTCCGAGTACTACACCCCCCAGTTCCTCGCCGCGGCGCGCTACGCCAGGTCCCGAAGCTTCATGTGCGCCTACAACTCCGTCAACGGCGTTCCCAGCTGCTCAAACAGCTTCTTCCTCCAGACTCTGCTGCGGGAGAGCTGGGGCTTCCCCGAATGGGGCTATGTCTCGTCTGATTGTGATGCCATCTACAACGTGTGGAACCCCCACAACTACGCCAACAGCCAGTCGTCTGCCGCTGCCGACAGTCTGAGGGCCGGTACCGACATTGACTGTGGCCAGACCTACCCGTGGCACCTGAACGAGTCCTTTGTGGCCGGCTCTGTCTCCCGCGGCGAGATTGAGCGCTCAGTCACTCGTCTGTACGCTAACCTGGTGCGTCTCGGATACTTTGACAAGAAGAACGAATACCGCACCCTCGGCTGGAAGGACGTTGTCAAGACCGATGCATGGAACATCTCGTACGAAGCCGCTGTCGAGGGCATTGTGCTGCTCAAGAACGACGGCACTCTGCCCCTGTCCAAGAAGGTCCGCAGCATTGCCCTCATTGGACCCTGGGTGAACGCCACCACTCAGCTACAGGGCAACTACTTTGGCCCTGCGCCATACCTGATCAGCCCTCTGCAAGCTGCCAAGAAGGCCGGCTACGAGGTCAACTACGAGGTCGGAACCGATATCAACAGCAAGAGCACTGCCGGCTttgccaaggccattgccgccgccaagaagtcggatgccatcgtcttcattgGAGGTATCGACAACACCATTGAGCAGGAGGGAGCTGACCGCACGGACATTGCCTGGCCCGGCAACCAGCTCGATCTCATCCAGCAGCTTAGCGAAGTTGGCAAGCCCCTCGTCGTTCTCCAGATGGGCGGTGGTCAGGTCGATTCATCTTCCATCAAGAGCAACAAGAAGGTCAACTCTCTTGTCTGGGGTGGATACCCCGGTCAGTCAGGAGGCTATGCCCTCTTCGATATCCTTTCCGGAAAGCGTGCCCCGGCTGGTCGTCTGGTCTCGACTCAGTACCCTGCCGAGTACGTCCACCAGTTTGCTCAGAACGACATGAACCTCCGCCCcgatggaaagaagaaccCCGGACAGACCTACATGTGGTACACCGGCAAGCCCGTCTACCAGTTTGGTGATGGCCTCTTCTACACCACCTTCAAGGAGTCTCTGGGCAAGCAGTCTAGCCTCAAGTTCAACGCCTCACAAGTCCTTGGAGCTGCTCACCCCGGATACACTTACAGCGAACAGACCCCGGTCTTCACCTTCACTGCCAACATTAAGAACACTGGCAAGACAGCCTCCCCTTACTCTGCCATGCTGTTTGTTCGCACTAGCAACGCCGGTCCCAAGCCGTACCCCAACAAGTGGCTCGTTGGATTTGATAGACTTGCCACCATCAACCCTGGCCACTCCTCCACACTCAGCATCGATATCCCTCTTAACGCTCTTTCGCGAGTCGACTCTCTTGGAAACAAGATTGTCTACCCCGGCAAGTACGAGCTTGTGTTGAACACGGACGAGTCTGTCAAGTTGGAGTTTGAGCTCGTGGGCGACGAGGTGACGCTTGAGAACTGGCCGCTTGAGGAGCAGGAAATCAAGGCTACTTCTTCataa